Proteins from a single region of Streptomyces vinaceus:
- a CDS encoding SEL1-like repeat protein — translation MGFMGDRSTLLETGRFVRAEVESGAEANEEAPVINAQTALTDADFAEEMFAETDPASDTELEARHRVAADRGDPGAMSVLGALLLRRGDLAGAEPYLRGATAEGDRAAANNLGVLLLQRGYPEEAAGWWRVAAVAGSAPAAHALGRHFRERGDEPAAEYWLRQAAESGHALGAYGLADLLEHRGDKGVERWLRQAAEQGHREAAYRLARHLRKGDPAEAEQWYRQAAARGHRRAALHLGALLEARGELKEAGRWYLTSAKQGEARAACALGFLLRDAGDEESAVAWWNRAAQDGDGNAANALGALHAARGETQTAEKWYRTAMDAGDQNGAYNLALLCAAQERTAQAEQWYRRAAYAGHREAANALAIMLLQVGDAAGAEPWFSKAAEAGSVDAAFNLGILFASRDDDRTALKWYERAASAGHTDAALQVGIALVRDGEDRAAERHLRCAAGGGSAEAAFRLAALLESLAPPPEPVALGEPVGGAPKTESEEWYERAAELGHRRAQVRVGMLAAARGDLAVAARWYREAAEAGSRNGAFNLGLLLAREGNEPEAALWWTRAAVAGHGRAALRLGLLAARHGDLAEAQKWCVRAMELGPAEVSERAARLRDALAEELSA, via the coding sequence ATGGGATTTATGGGGGACAGGTCAACTCTGCTGGAGACAGGGCGGTTTGTGAGGGCGGAAGTCGAATCGGGCGCAGAGGCCAACGAGGAGGCTCCGGTCATTAACGCGCAGACCGCACTGACCGATGCGGATTTCGCGGAAGAAATGTTCGCCGAGACGGACCCGGCGAGCGATACCGAGCTGGAGGCACGGCACCGGGTCGCGGCCGACCGGGGCGACCCGGGCGCGATGAGCGTGCTCGGGGCCCTGCTGCTGCGCCGGGGCGACCTGGCCGGTGCCGAGCCGTACCTGCGCGGCGCCACCGCGGAGGGGGACCGCGCCGCCGCGAACAACCTCGGCGTCCTGCTGCTCCAGCGCGGCTACCCCGAGGAGGCCGCAGGCTGGTGGCGGGTGGCCGCCGTGGCCGGATCCGCCCCGGCGGCCCACGCCCTGGGCCGCCACTTCCGCGAGCGCGGGGACGAGCCCGCCGCCGAGTACTGGCTGCGCCAGGCGGCGGAATCCGGCCATGCCCTGGGCGCGTACGGACTCGCGGACCTGCTGGAGCACCGCGGTGACAAGGGCGTCGAGCGCTGGCTGCGCCAGGCAGCCGAGCAGGGCCACCGCGAGGCCGCGTACCGGCTGGCCCGGCACCTGCGCAAGGGCGACCCCGCCGAGGCCGAGCAGTGGTACCGGCAGGCCGCCGCGCGCGGGCACCGGCGTGCCGCGCTGCACCTGGGCGCCCTCCTGGAGGCGCGCGGGGAGCTCAAGGAGGCCGGGCGCTGGTACCTGACCTCCGCCAAGCAGGGCGAGGCACGGGCGGCGTGCGCGCTCGGCTTCCTGCTGCGCGACGCCGGCGACGAGGAGAGCGCCGTCGCGTGGTGGAACCGGGCCGCGCAGGACGGCGACGGCAACGCCGCCAACGCGCTGGGCGCCCTGCACGCCGCGCGGGGCGAGACCCAGACCGCGGAGAAGTGGTACCGCACCGCCATGGACGCGGGCGACCAGAACGGGGCGTACAACCTTGCTTTGCTGTGCGCCGCACAGGAGCGGACCGCGCAGGCCGAGCAGTGGTACCGGCGGGCGGCCTACGCCGGCCACCGGGAGGCGGCCAACGCCCTCGCGATCATGCTGCTCCAGGTCGGCGACGCGGCGGGCGCCGAGCCGTGGTTCTCGAAGGCGGCCGAGGCGGGCAGCGTCGACGCCGCGTTCAACCTCGGCATCCTCTTCGCGAGCCGTGACGATGACCGCACGGCGCTGAAGTGGTACGAGCGGGCCGCGTCGGCCGGTCACACGGACGCGGCGCTCCAGGTCGGCATCGCGCTGGTCCGCGACGGCGAGGACCGGGCGGCCGAGCGCCACCTGCGCTGCGCCGCGGGCGGCGGCAGCGCGGAGGCGGCGTTCCGGCTGGCCGCGCTGCTGGAATCGCTGGCTCCGCCGCCGGAGCCGGTGGCGCTGGGCGAGCCGGTGGGCGGCGCCCCCAAGACCGAGAGCGAGGAGTGGTACGAGCGGGCCGCGGAGCTGGGCCACCGGCGCGCGCAGGTGCGGGTCGGGATGCTGGCCGCCGCGCGCGGCGACCTCGCCGTCGCGGCGCGGTGGTACCGGGAGGCGGCCGAGGCCGGCTCCCGCAACGGGGCGTTCAACCTCGGCCTGCTGCTGGCGCGCGAGGGGAACGAGCCGGAGGCCGCGTTGTGGTGGACCCGGGCCGCGGTGGCCGGCCACGGGCGGGCGGCGCTGCGCCTGGGGCTGCTCGCCGCGCGCCACGGGGACCTGGCGGAGGCGCAGAAGTGGTGCGTGCGCGCCATGGAGCTGGGACCGGCGGAGGTCTCCGAGCGCGCGGCCCGGCTCCGGGACGCCCTGGCGGAGGAACTCTCGGCCTGA
- a CDS encoding UPF0182 family protein: MPDRGGGPSGPRMRVGRPSRRARTLLMTLGVLAVLAMAFIMFAGFWTDWLWFRSVKYSTVFTTTLWTKIGLFAVFGLLMAGAVGLNIWLAYRLRPPLSAMSMEQQSLDRYRMSVAPYKKWLLFGIAALVGMIAGASAAGQWKTWLMYVNGVPFGQKDPQFHLDVSFYTFDLPWYRFLLGFGFAAVVLSVIAAVVVHYLYGGLRVTSPGARATAAATGHLSVLLGLFVTLKAIAYWLDRYGLAVKSSDFKAADNWTGLRYVDANAYLPAKTILVAIAAICAALFFATLWRRTWQLPVIGFGLMVLSAILIGGLYPAIVQKFQVQPNEQAKESPYVEKNIKATRDAYGIDQADVKDYPGVPQTEDKTKLREAANTTASVRLLDPNIVSPAFQQLQQVKGYYAFPSTLAVDRYSGQDTVIGLRELNIGGIPKNNWINDHFKYTHGYGVVAAKGTTVKDGAPDFTQSDLPSKGMFGTDFEQRIYYGEQTKQYSIVGGPQKELDYSDDKGEKETSYQGDSGVNLDNPVNRAAYALAFSEPQILYSGAIGDGSRILYHRTPKERVEAVAPWLTIDGAPYPAVVEGRIKWIVDAYTTTNGYPYASRTTLGQSTADSLTNSQRAVVAQENQVNYIRNSVKATVDAYDGTVNLYQWDTQDPVLKTWMKAFPGTVKPKSDISKPLMDHLRYPQDLFKVQRELLTRYHVTDPQTFLSGSEAWAVPDDPTTKAGTAVPPYYLSMKMPGQKEKDQVFSLTTTFTPNERDNLSAFMAVNADPGTPDYGKIRILKLPTSKPVDGPKQVQSKFQSEPKIAESIRLLRGGDSEVEYGNLLAVPLDGGMLYVEPVYVRSSGLKYPLLRKVLVTYGNQTAFEDSLEKALNVVFGAEAPTVPTVPTTPVTPPGEGTTTPPTSTDPTVKTALDDAKKAIDAAEKARQAGDWAAFGKAQDDIKAALQRAIDAEAKLTAPQPGG, from the coding sequence ATGCCGGACCGCGGCGGAGGCCCCTCCGGGCCACGGATGAGAGTCGGCCGCCCCTCCCGGCGCGCCCGGACTCTTCTGATGACCTTGGGCGTACTGGCCGTCCTGGCCATGGCGTTCATCATGTTCGCGGGCTTCTGGACGGACTGGCTCTGGTTCCGCTCCGTGAAGTACTCCACCGTCTTCACCACCACCCTGTGGACCAAGATCGGCCTCTTCGCCGTCTTCGGGCTGCTGATGGCCGGTGCCGTCGGGCTCAACATCTGGCTGGCGTACCGGCTGCGGCCGCCGCTGTCCGCGATGTCGATGGAGCAGCAGAGCCTCGACCGCTACCGGATGAGCGTCGCCCCGTACAAGAAGTGGCTGCTCTTCGGGATCGCGGCGCTGGTCGGCATGATCGCGGGCGCATCGGCGGCGGGCCAGTGGAAGACCTGGCTGATGTACGTGAACGGGGTGCCCTTCGGGCAGAAGGACCCCCAGTTCCACCTGGACGTGTCGTTCTACACCTTCGACCTGCCCTGGTACCGCTTCCTGCTGGGCTTCGGCTTCGCCGCGGTCGTGCTGTCGGTGATCGCCGCGGTCGTCGTCCACTACCTGTACGGCGGACTGCGCGTGACGAGCCCGGGCGCCCGGGCCACCGCCGCCGCGACCGGGCACCTGTCGGTGCTGCTCGGCCTCTTCGTGACGCTGAAGGCGATCGCGTACTGGCTCGACCGGTACGGCCTCGCCGTGAAGTCCAGCGACTTCAAGGCCGCGGACAACTGGACCGGCCTGCGCTACGTCGACGCGAACGCGTACCTGCCGGCGAAGACGATCCTGGTCGCCATCGCCGCCATCTGCGCCGCGCTCTTCTTCGCGACGCTGTGGCGCCGCACCTGGCAGCTGCCGGTCATCGGCTTCGGCCTGATGGTCCTCTCGGCGATCCTGATCGGCGGGCTCTACCCGGCGATCGTGCAGAAGTTCCAGGTCCAGCCGAACGAGCAGGCCAAGGAATCGCCGTACGTCGAGAAGAACATCAAGGCGACGCGCGACGCCTACGGGATCGACCAGGCGGACGTCAAGGACTACCCGGGCGTCCCGCAGACCGAGGACAAGACCAAGCTGCGCGAGGCGGCCAACACCACCGCCAGCGTCCGCCTCCTCGACCCGAACATCGTCTCCCCGGCCTTCCAGCAGCTCCAGCAGGTCAAGGGCTACTACGCCTTCCCGTCCACGCTCGCCGTGGACCGCTACAGCGGCCAGGACACGGTCATCGGCCTGCGCGAGCTGAACATCGGCGGCATCCCGAAGAACAACTGGATCAACGACCACTTCAAGTACACGCACGGCTACGGCGTGGTCGCGGCCAAGGGCACCACCGTCAAGGACGGCGCCCCCGACTTCACGCAGTCCGACCTGCCCTCGAAGGGCATGTTCGGGACGGACTTCGAGCAGCGCATCTACTACGGCGAGCAGACGAAGCAGTACTCGATCGTCGGCGGTCCGCAGAAGGAGCTCGACTACTCGGACGACAAGGGCGAGAAGGAGACGAGCTACCAGGGCGACTCCGGCGTCAACCTCGACAACCCGGTCAACCGGGCGGCGTACGCGCTCGCGTTCAGCGAGCCGCAGATCCTCTACTCCGGCGCCATCGGCGACGGCTCGCGGATCCTCTACCACCGCACGCCCAAGGAGCGCGTCGAGGCCGTCGCCCCGTGGCTGACCATCGACGGCGCCCCGTACCCGGCGGTCGTCGAGGGCCGGATCAAGTGGATCGTCGACGCGTACACGACGACCAACGGCTACCCGTACGCCTCGCGGACCACGCTGGGCCAGAGCACCGCGGACTCCCTCACCAACAGCCAGCGCGCCGTGGTGGCCCAGGAGAACCAGGTCAACTACATCCGCAACTCGGTCAAGGCCACGGTCGACGCCTACGACGGCACGGTCAACCTGTACCAGTGGGACACCCAGGACCCGGTCCTCAAGACCTGGATGAAGGCGTTCCCGGGGACGGTCAAGCCCAAGAGCGACATCTCCAAGCCGCTCATGGACCACCTGCGCTACCCGCAGGACCTCTTCAAGGTCCAGCGCGAGCTGCTCACCCGGTACCACGTGACCGACCCGCAGACCTTCCTCAGCGGCAGCGAGGCCTGGGCCGTCCCGGACGACCCGACGACCAAGGCCGGTACGGCGGTCCCGCCGTACTACCTGTCGATGAAGATGCCGGGCCAGAAGGAGAAGGACCAGGTCTTCTCGCTCACGACGACGTTCACTCCGAACGAGCGGGACAACCTGAGCGCCTTCATGGCGGTCAACGCCGATCCGGGCACCCCGGACTACGGCAAGATCAGAATCCTGAAGCTGCCGACCAGCAAGCCCGTGGACGGCCCCAAGCAGGTCCAGAGCAAGTTCCAGTCGGAGCCGAAGATCGCCGAGTCGATCAGGCTGCTGCGCGGCGGCGACTCCGAGGTCGAGTACGGCAACCTGCTCGCGGTGCCGCTCGACGGCGGGATGCTGTACGTGGAGCCGGTGTACGTGCGCAGTTCGGGGCTGAAGTACCCGCTGCTGCGCAAGGTGCTGGTGACGTACGGGAACCAGACGGCGTTCGAGGACAGCCTGGAGAAGGCGCTGAACGTGGTCTTCGGAGCGGAGGCGCCGACGGTGCCGACGGTGCCGACGACCCCGGTGACCCCGCCGGGCGAGGGCACCACCACGCCCCCGACCTCCACGGACCCGACGGTCAAGACGGCCCTCGACGACGCGAAGAAGGCGATCGACGCGGCCGAGAAGGCCCGCCAGGCCGGCGACTGGGCGGCCTTCGGCAAGGCGCAGGACGACATCAAGGCGGCGCTCCAGCGGGCGATCGACGCGGAGGCGAAGCTGACGGCCCCCCAGCCCGGGGGATAA
- a CDS encoding PPA1309 family protein produces the protein MLSMSNLSPSPGGTPMAATPLTRAVLEIDEYASSLGWDKPARLFALVDTARLRKSEPRLAGQLGLDQDDAGKSQLTPIEQDEVPKGTPLDKFLGTIAWPPSIVGCALTVERLMLPPSAEASVPEGLSDKQLAKWVAAHPDRQEVRLTVGVLRDGSRESAVRLREKDSSTEVLTGASLVPGLAEALAATFLD, from the coding sequence ATGTTGTCCATGTCCAACCTTTCGCCTTCCCCGGGCGGCACGCCGATGGCCGCCACCCCCCTGACGCGTGCCGTCCTAGAGATCGACGAGTACGCCTCCTCCCTCGGCTGGGACAAGCCCGCCCGGCTCTTCGCCCTCGTCGACACCGCCAGGCTGCGCAAGTCCGAGCCGCGGCTCGCGGGCCAGCTCGGCCTCGACCAGGACGACGCGGGCAAGAGCCAGCTGACCCCGATCGAGCAGGACGAGGTGCCGAAGGGCACCCCGCTGGACAAGTTCCTGGGAACCATCGCCTGGCCCCCGTCGATCGTGGGCTGCGCGCTGACGGTGGAGCGGCTGATGCTGCCGCCGTCCGCGGAGGCCTCCGTACCGGAGGGGCTCAGCGACAAGCAGCTGGCCAAGTGGGTCGCCGCGCACCCGGACCGGCAGGAGGTGCGCCTGACGGTGGGCGTGCTGCGCGACGGCTCGCGGGAGTCCGCGGTGCGGCTGCGCGAGAAGGACTCGTCGACCGAGGTGCTGACCGGCGCGAGCCTGGTCCCGGGGCTGGCCGAGGCACTGGCCGCGACGTTCCTGGACTGA
- a CDS encoding YlbL family protein, with amino-acid sequence MPRRTATMLASTLMLFALLCAGVFIKVPYSEMSPGPTVNTLGDSRGEPVISIADHKTYPASGHLNMTTVRVTGADYDMNLLEAVYGWLSDDNIVVPHENLYPDGKTEEQSTQENAEEFSQSQESAKVAALKQLGTPGVTTRVVVSTVVKGSPAEGKLHAGDVIRAVDGSPVNAPEDVAKLVTKRKAGEQVEFTIVPAAEAAEAEKAHREPTGSSKVVLTTAKAEGDGHAIVGIRAGTDHTFPFNIDIKLADVGGPSAGLMFALGIVDKLTPGDLTGGKFVAGTGTIDDTGKVGPIGGIQMKTIGARQAGAEYFLTPAENCGSASEHVPDGLTLVKVSTIDDAAKALEKIRKGDKAGLPQCGKP; translated from the coding sequence ATGCCACGCCGCACTGCGACGATGCTCGCCTCCACCCTCATGCTGTTCGCGCTGCTCTGCGCAGGGGTGTTCATCAAGGTCCCGTACTCGGAAATGAGCCCGGGCCCCACGGTGAACACGCTCGGCGATTCGCGCGGCGAGCCCGTCATCAGCATCGCGGACCACAAGACGTACCCGGCGAGTGGGCACCTCAACATGACGACGGTCCGCGTCACCGGCGCCGACTACGACATGAACCTGCTGGAAGCCGTCTACGGCTGGCTGTCCGACGACAACATCGTCGTCCCGCACGAGAACCTCTACCCGGACGGGAAGACGGAGGAGCAGTCCACCCAGGAGAACGCGGAGGAGTTCAGCCAGTCGCAGGAGAGCGCCAAGGTGGCCGCCCTCAAGCAGCTGGGGACGCCGGGCGTCACCACCCGCGTCGTGGTCTCCACCGTGGTCAAGGGCAGCCCCGCCGAGGGCAAGCTGCACGCCGGTGACGTGATCCGGGCGGTCGACGGCAGTCCCGTGAACGCCCCGGAGGACGTGGCCAAGCTGGTCACCAAGCGCAAGGCCGGCGAGCAGGTCGAGTTCACCATCGTGCCCGCCGCCGAGGCGGCCGAGGCCGAGAAGGCGCACCGCGAGCCCACCGGCTCGTCCAAGGTCGTGCTCACCACCGCCAAGGCGGAGGGCGACGGGCACGCCATCGTCGGCATCCGGGCGGGCACCGACCACACCTTCCCGTTCAACATCGACATCAAGCTGGCCGACGTCGGCGGCCCGAGCGCCGGGCTGATGTTCGCGCTCGGCATCGTCGACAAGCTCACCCCGGGCGATCTGACCGGCGGCAAGTTCGTCGCCGGCACCGGCACCATCGACGACACGGGCAAGGTCGGCCCCATCGGCGGCATCCAGATGAAGACGATCGGCGCCCGCCAGGCCGGCGCCGAGTACTTCCTGACGCCCGCCGAGAACTGCGGCTCCGCCTCCGAGCACGTCCCCGACGGCCTGACCCTCGTGAAGGTCTCCACCATCGACGACGCCGCGAAGGCGCTGGAGAAGATCCGCAAGGGGGACAAGGCCGGGCTGCCGCAGTGCGGCAAGCCCTGA
- a CDS encoding molybdenum cofactor biosynthesis protein MoaE codes for MAPHFDHPGEQAAPDPIRLLDIRETPLSIDEVFQAVGDDATGGTTLFVGTVRNHDGGADVDALGYSCHPTAEAEMRRVAERVIAKYPVRALAAVHRIGDLSVGDLAVVVAVSCPHRGEAFEACRMLIDDLKHEVPIWKHQTFSDGTEEWVGAC; via the coding sequence ATGGCACCGCACTTCGACCACCCCGGCGAGCAGGCCGCTCCGGACCCGATCCGGCTGCTCGACATCCGCGAGACCCCGCTCTCGATAGACGAGGTCTTCCAGGCCGTCGGCGACGACGCCACGGGCGGCACCACGCTCTTCGTCGGCACGGTGCGCAACCACGACGGCGGGGCCGACGTCGACGCGCTCGGCTACTCCTGCCACCCGACGGCGGAGGCCGAGATGCGCCGCGTCGCCGAGCGGGTGATCGCCAAGTACCCGGTCCGTGCCCTGGCGGCGGTCCACCGCATCGGCGACCTGTCCGTCGGGGACCTCGCGGTGGTCGTCGCCGTCTCCTGCCCGCACCGCGGCGAGGCCTTCGAAGCCTGCCGGATGCTGATCGACGACCTGAAGCACGAGGTCCCGATCTGGAAGCACCAGACGTTCTCGGACGGCACGGAGGAGTGGGTCGGGGCCTGCTGA